A portion of the Myxococcales bacterium genome contains these proteins:
- a CDS encoding RidA family protein — MNKTRIGSGSPFERSIGFSRAVRVGDRVLVSGTAPIWPDGSCPDDAEAQATRCLDIIEAALAQTGARRDDIVRTRMYLVRADDAAAVGRAHGARFADIRPAATMVIVAGLLDPRWRVEIEAEAIIRE; from the coding sequence ATGAACAAGACCCGCATCGGCTCTGGATCTCCCTTCGAGCGGTCCATCGGATTCAGCCGCGCGGTGCGCGTCGGCGATCGCGTCTTGGTGTCGGGGACCGCGCCCATCTGGCCCGACGGCTCCTGCCCCGACGACGCGGAGGCTCAGGCGACGCGCTGCTTGGACATCATCGAAGCAGCCCTCGCGCAGACGGGCGCCAGGCGCGACGACATCGTCCGCACTCGGATGTACCTCGTCCGCGCTGACGACGCGGCGGCCGTCGGTCGCGCCCATGGCGCGCGCTTCGCAGACATCCGCCCCGCCGCCACGATGGTTATCGTCGCGGGCTTGCTCGATCCGCGATGGCGCGTCGAGATCGAGGCCGAAGCTATCATCCGCGAGTGA
- a CDS encoding tetratricopeptide repeat protein produces the protein MADEWVLIELDEKVSRMNGLPRRVPAPKAEFESIAESGFAIPRLKKWISAFLTAAPSAWRSQNADLAKSYDRFIAKADFWERGLAALSKRDVAGAIAAFKMIASVDPDDHAARLNLGLAYAQSGDATLAKKAFEAVRTSYEGDPDYHVAYGQAHLTTGDKDAAADEFALALEAKPDNMDALRALAGLGFLVAVYEDPKDAASLTFLRAGAELDSLTELWDQAPRDGRYYIDQLEYHASEGRHAVALAAAERAAANASVEVSERAELGRAAALRQLGRPGEAAEALSAALAKMPASSLLRVEQARVLFALGREADANRDLDTVLSADPGFMEALALRFPLERILSEASGGLLVDLARWAEGHPTAAGAWLWLGLHQRKAGGEDEALDTLRKAALLAPGDDAVRSAYWTELGRAAKWQAVLDDAATLEMTSRAWTVRWNEAEALSALGRKVEARAAYGALNADESLPIEVRKRAKRAATRVGE, from the coding sequence ATGGCCGACGAGTGGGTGCTCATCGAGTTGGACGAAAAAGTGTCGCGAATGAACGGCCTCCCGCGGCGCGTGCCGGCGCCGAAGGCCGAGTTCGAAAGCATCGCCGAGAGCGGATTTGCGATCCCGCGTCTCAAGAAATGGATCAGCGCGTTTCTCACCGCGGCGCCTAGCGCGTGGCGCTCGCAAAACGCCGACCTCGCCAAGAGCTACGACCGCTTTATCGCCAAGGCCGACTTCTGGGAGCGCGGCCTCGCGGCGCTGTCCAAGCGCGACGTCGCCGGCGCCATCGCCGCCTTCAAGATGATCGCCAGCGTCGACCCCGACGATCACGCGGCCCGCCTGAACCTCGGCCTCGCTTACGCCCAGAGCGGCGATGCGACGCTCGCCAAGAAGGCCTTCGAGGCCGTGCGGACCAGCTACGAAGGCGACCCCGACTACCACGTCGCGTACGGGCAGGCGCACCTCACGACGGGTGACAAGGACGCGGCCGCCGACGAGTTCGCGCTGGCGCTTGAGGCCAAGCCGGACAACATGGACGCCCTGCGCGCGCTGGCGGGCCTTGGCTTCCTCGTGGCTGTCTACGAAGACCCGAAGGACGCGGCCTCGCTCACGTTCTTGCGCGCCGGCGCCGAGCTCGATTCGCTCACCGAGCTTTGGGACCAAGCTCCGCGAGACGGTCGCTACTACATCGATCAGCTCGAATACCACGCGAGCGAAGGGCGCCACGCGGTCGCCCTGGCGGCCGCCGAGCGTGCCGCCGCCAACGCGTCCGTTGAGGTAAGCGAACGCGCTGAGCTCGGTCGTGCCGCGGCGTTGCGCCAGTTGGGGCGTCCCGGCGAAGCGGCGGAAGCCCTGTCGGCGGCGCTCGCGAAGATGCCCGCGTCGTCGTTGCTCCGTGTCGAGCAAGCGCGCGTCCTCTTCGCCTTGGGGCGCGAAGCCGACGCCAATCGTGACCTCGACACGGTCCTCTCCGCCGACCCGGGATTCATGGAAGCCTTGGCGCTGCGCTTCCCGCTAGAGCGCATCCTGAGCGAGGCCAGCGGCGGCCTTCTCGTCGATCTCGCGAGGTGGGCCGAGGGCCATCCCACGGCGGCGGGGGCGTGGCTCTGGCTCGGGCTTCACCAGCGCAAGGCCGGCGGGGAAGACGAGGCCCTCGACACCTTGCGCAAGGCAGCCCTCTTGGCTCCCGGCGACGACGCGGTACGGAGCGCGTACTGGACGGAGCTCGGCCGAGCGGCCAAGTGGCAGGCCGTGCTCGACGACGCGGCCACGCTCGAGATGACGTCTCGCGCGTGGACCGTCCGTTGGAACGAAGCGGAGGCGCTTTCGGCGCTCGGCCGCAAGGTCGAGGCGCGTGCGGCCTACGGCGCGCTCAACGCCGACGAATCATTGCCCATCGAGGTGCGCAAGCGCGCCAAGCGGGCCGCCACGCGCGTCGGCGAGTGA
- a CDS encoding serine/threonine protein kinase produces MVAAADAPIKVMGRYALFREIAAGGMAVVHLGKLQGPVGFSRTVAIKRLYPQYTRDPEFVSMFLDEARLAARIRHPNVVPTLDVVASSGELFLVMEYVHGDSLARLLRAATARKERVPLPVILSIVCGALGGLHAAHEARGARGEPLGIVHRDISPQNILVGSDGVPRIVDFGVAKAAGRVQTTRDGQLKGKMGYFAPEQISGTVTRKTDLFAMSIVLWEALAGRRLLRGENDATTLFNLLHAAVPPPSTFAPEVPPALDAAILKGLERDPSKRFETAREMAIALEQSGRLAGTNETGAWVERLAVETLAKRSRFLAEVEGSGGDAPSDDTVAAIMASDEAPDDETRSDSDSSARLPAAALAPLPGTPTAFQPIDHPVDDFDAEHHDPLERPSRPPPAESTGLSVSRSMGHQSLSPAKRPKRWAIGVAVALLGGVVGLVTMVLRHPENSAAKGVPAAPVASSAAPVTPAGDLPPPAIVDVDTPEASATPVEKPAAPPGATVQRAITPQAPRPAVAPARKADAKPPVVKPTPPPSHCATPYTLDASGRKKWKAECL; encoded by the coding sequence GTGGTTGCTGCCGCTGACGCTCCCATCAAGGTGATGGGTCGCTACGCCTTGTTCCGCGAAATCGCGGCCGGCGGGATGGCCGTGGTCCATCTGGGCAAGTTGCAGGGGCCCGTCGGTTTTTCGCGAACCGTCGCCATCAAGCGCCTCTATCCGCAATACACGCGAGACCCTGAGTTCGTTTCCATGTTCCTCGACGAGGCGCGGCTGGCAGCCCGCATTCGTCATCCGAACGTGGTGCCTACGCTCGACGTGGTGGCAAGCTCCGGCGAGCTGTTTCTCGTCATGGAGTACGTCCACGGCGACTCGCTGGCGCGCCTGCTTCGCGCTGCGACAGCGCGCAAGGAGCGAGTCCCGCTGCCGGTGATCCTCAGCATCGTCTGCGGAGCCCTTGGCGGCTTGCACGCGGCCCACGAGGCGCGCGGCGCGCGCGGCGAACCCCTTGGCATCGTGCACCGCGACATCTCGCCGCAGAACATCCTGGTCGGCTCCGACGGCGTGCCCCGCATCGTCGACTTCGGCGTGGCGAAGGCGGCAGGACGCGTACAGACAACACGCGACGGCCAGCTCAAAGGGAAGATGGGGTACTTCGCGCCCGAGCAAATCAGCGGCACGGTCACGCGAAAGACGGACCTCTTCGCCATGTCCATCGTGCTCTGGGAGGCGCTTGCGGGAAGGCGCCTCTTGCGAGGCGAGAACGATGCCACGACGCTCTTCAACCTGCTTCACGCCGCCGTCCCCCCACCAAGCACCTTCGCGCCAGAGGTGCCGCCGGCGTTGGACGCAGCGATCCTGAAGGGCCTCGAGCGCGATCCGTCGAAACGCTTCGAGACAGCCCGTGAGATGGCCATCGCCCTCGAGCAGAGCGGGCGCCTCGCCGGCACCAACGAAACGGGCGCTTGGGTCGAGCGCCTCGCCGTAGAAACGCTCGCGAAGCGATCTCGCTTCTTGGCCGAGGTCGAAGGCAGCGGTGGTGACGCGCCGTCTGACGACACCGTCGCCGCCATCATGGCAAGTGACGAGGCGCCCGACGACGAGACGCGGTCAGACTCGGACAGCTCCGCGCGTTTGCCAGCGGCGGCGCTGGCCCCGTTGCCAGGAACGCCAACGGCGTTCCAACCGATCGATCACCCCGTCGACGACTTCGATGCCGAGCACCACGACCCCCTTGAACGCCCGTCGCGGCCTCCTCCGGCGGAATCCACGGGGCTCTCGGTATCTCGCTCGATGGGACACCAGAGCCTCTCACCCGCGAAGCGCCCAAAGCGCTGGGCCATCGGCGTCGCGGTGGCGTTGCTTGGCGGGGTTGTCGGCCTCGTCACGATGGTCTTGCGGCACCCCGAGAACAGCGCCGCGAAAGGCGTCCCCGCGGCCCCCGTGGCGTCGTCAGCGGCGCCCGTGACGCCGGCCGGCGACTTACCGCCGCCAGCCATCGTCGATGTCGATACGCCGGAGGCGAGCGCCACGCCAGTGGAGAAGCCCGCCGCGCCACCGGGCGCGACGGTCCAGCGCGCCATCACGCCGCAGGCGCCGCGCCCCGCCGTGGCGCCTGCCCGAAAAGCCGACGCAAAGCCTCCCGTGGTGAAGCCAACTCCGCCCCCCAGTCACTGCGCGACTCCGTATACGCTCGACGCTTCGGGGCGAAAGAAATGGAAAGCCGAGTGTTTGTAG